A part of Cryptococcus decagattii chromosome 2, complete sequence genomic DNA contains:
- a CDS encoding dihydropteroate synthase, which produces MPPDTITISSLTLHLLHGLGPSAFHLTPSPPCPALLSLTIHLVPNSVSTTAAGDSMAGLGVNYSSVSKAIYALANDPEKVWSGPWELMRAVSAIPLESDEVQSVDIRLGLPKALLHALEAVYRASYAKNGEVTDESCTVRDLKVVCIVGLHEHERKEKQRLELDVKVSRCDWSVWGHKGFADEVYEFVSNSAYGTIESLNHELGQRLLKSRYLGDSTQPHLEITVRKPSAIPFAIPSITIHRSQTDYMPTVPSARNGRPEAPERVFVAVGSNIGDRVANIIRAVRLLEEAGCKLLGTSRLYESAPMYVEDQDRFVNGVIELATSLEPLELLRLLKRTERAVGRTKTFTNGPRVIDLDLVFYGHRVVKIGKETDEEDEYGIKWLECPHKRLREREFVLRPLADIDSEFTHPALHKSVGQLLASLPTTFPPSLSPIIPLHSHASPLKLSIPASPYIMAIFNTTPDSFSDGDLARTKVEYALAACEKLLKGPDPPAILDIGGMSTRPGSEPCSEEDELSRVIPLVKAIRSSSDPYVASIPISVDTYRPSVAKAAVEAGASIINDVRGGQEPGMLRVMAEADVPVVLMHSRGDSKTMITADFQDYGSQGGIIKGVIQETKALVEQALKSGVKRWNIILDPGLGFAKSSSQSLTLLKHLSDLVLPGAGIEGIPMLVGASRKGFVGQTIKRAVPKERSFGDAAISGWCAASGVVDILRVHDSREMGEVVKMTCAIRDAV; this is translated from the exons ATGCCACCTGACACGATAACTATTTCATCCCTCACACTTCACCTGCTGCACGGCCTAGGTCCGTCCGCCTTCCACCTTACTCCATCGCCTCCATGCCCCgcccttctctccctcacAATTCATCTCGTCCCCAACTCTGTCTCTACCACCGCCGCAGGCGACTCCATGGCAGGCCTTGGAGTGAATTATTCTTCAGTATCGAAAGCAATATATGCTCTTGCGAACGATCCGGAAAAAGTATGGAGTGGACCATGGGAACTGATGCGTGCTGTCAGTGCCATCCCGCTAGAGTCTGATGAGGTCCAAAGCGTGGACATCCGCCTGGGGCTTCCAAAGGCATTGTTACATGCTCTAGAAGCTGTGTATAGGGCGTCATATGCCAAAAACGGTGAAGTAACCGATGAGAGCTGTACAGTCCGGGACTTGAAGGTAGTATGCATTGTCGGGTTACATGAGCAcgagagaaaagagaaacaGAGGCTGGAATTGGATGTCAAGGTCAGTAGATGCGACTGGAGTGTTTGGGGACACAAGGGATTTGCAGATGAGGTATATGAG TTTGTGAGCAACTCTGCTTATGGAACCATCGAATCGCTGAATCACGAACTGGGACAACGTCTCCTGAAGAGCCGGTATCTAGGGGATTCCACTCAGCCTCATCTAGAGATTACAGTCAGGAAACCATCGGCAATACCTTTCGCTATTCCCAGCATCACCATTCATCGCTCGCAGACCGACTATATGCCAACTGTACCATCGGCTCGTAATGGACGACCTGAAGCCCCTGAGAGGGTATTCGTAGCTGTTGGCTCCAATATCGGTGACAGAGTAGCCAACATTATAAGAGCCGTAAGGCTTTTAGAGGAGGCTGGATGTAAATTGTTAGGCACTAGTAGACTGTATGAGAGTGCGCCAATGTATGTAGAGGATCAGGACCGGTTCGTCAATGGCGTCATTGAG CTGGCTACATCACTTGAGCCCTTAGAACTTCTTCGATTGCTCAAACGCACAGAGAGAGCTGTAGGGAGAACAAAGACATTCACGAATGGTCCTCGAGTCATCGACCTAGATTTGGTCTTTTATGGCCACCGAGTGGTCAAAATTGGCAAAGAGAccgatgaggaagatgaatATGGGATCAAATGGTTAGAGTGCCCTCACAAAAGGTTGCGTGAGCGAGAATTTGTTTTGAGGCCGTTAGCCGA CATCGACTCAGAGTTCACGCACCCTGCGCTTCACAAATCTGTCGGCCAGCTACTCGCTAGTCTTCCAACCACgtttcctccatctctttcacCTATAATTCCCTTGCACTCTCACGCTTCGCCCCTAAAGCTTTCCATCCCCGCCTCCCCATACATCATGGCCATCTTTAATACAACACCAGATTCGTTTTCCGATGGCGATCTCGCCAGGACCAAAGTCGAATATGCGCTCGCCGCTTGCGAAAAGCTGCTAAAAGGGCCTGATCCTCCGGCCATTCTCGACATTGGGGGAATGTCCACGCGCCCAGGTTCTGAACCCTGTtcggaggaagatgagctCAGTCGCGTTATTCCACTTGTCAAAGCCATCCGATCATCTAGTGATCCCTATGTTGCCTCCATTCCGATATCGGTCGACACTTATCGACCGTCAGTTGCCAAGGCTGCTGTTGAAGCTGGAGCATCCATCATTAACGATGTCCGTGGCGGGCAAGAGCCAGGAATGTTGCGGGTCATGGCAGAAGCAGACGTTCCTGTTGTTTTAATGCATTCTAGGGGCGATTCAAAAACCATGATTACAGCAGACTTCCAGGATTATGGAAGTCAAGGaggcatcatcaagggtGTGATCCAAGAGACGAAGGCCTTGGTAGAGCAGGCCTTAAAGTCTGGCGTAAAACGATGGAATATCATCCTCGACCCTGGCTTGGGCTTTGCCAAATCTTCCTCTCAAAGCTTGACACTCCTCAAACATCTATCTGATCTTGTCCTTCCAGGGGCAGGGATCGAGGGGATTCCGATGTTAGTAGGTGCTAGTAGAAAGGGATTTGTAGGTCAGACCATAAAGCGGGCTGTACCAAAAGAGAGGAGCTTTGGAGATGCGGCTATCAGCGGTTGGTGTGCTGCCAGTGGAGTtgtggacatcttgagAGTCCATGATTCTAGAGAGATGGGTGAAGTTGTTAAAATGACATGTGCTATTAGGGATGCAGTGTAG